One genomic segment of Pseudonocardia sp. T1-2H includes these proteins:
- a CDS encoding AI-2E family transporter codes for MALTAGLAALVFTARNMLVLIGLALFLAVGLEPAVASLVRRRLPRWAAITAVCGGLTAVVGGFIAAAIPPLIAQVEAFRTHAPAYLTTLTAHNSIIGNLNDRFHLRQSLEQAVTSSSAVNGVFGAGLVVVNAVASTGIVLVLTVYFLGSLPGLRTGFYRLIPRSRRPRAIRLGDEIATRVSGYVLGNLATSLITAIFVYAWLLILKVPYPLLLAVMVGLLDLIPTIGSTLGGIIVCLAALTVSLPVALGTAVFFVVYRLLEDYLLWPRIMSRAVQVSPLATIVAVLLGGTLLGVIGALVAIPIAAAVQLIVREVALPRLDQR; via the coding sequence GTGGCGCTCACCGCCGGACTGGCCGCGCTGGTCTTCACCGCCCGGAACATGCTGGTTCTGATCGGTCTGGCGTTGTTCCTCGCCGTGGGGCTCGAACCAGCCGTGGCCTCGCTGGTGCGCCGGAGGTTGCCGCGCTGGGCGGCGATCACAGCGGTGTGCGGGGGACTCACCGCCGTCGTCGGCGGCTTCATCGCCGCCGCGATCCCGCCACTGATCGCACAGGTCGAGGCGTTCAGGACCCACGCGCCGGCCTACCTGACGACGTTGACCGCCCACAACTCGATCATCGGCAACCTGAATGACCGCTTCCACCTACGGCAGAGCCTGGAACAGGCCGTCACGAGCAGCAGCGCGGTGAACGGGGTCTTCGGCGCCGGCCTCGTCGTGGTCAACGCCGTGGCCTCGACCGGCATCGTGCTGGTGCTCACGGTGTACTTCCTCGGTTCGCTGCCTGGGCTGCGGACCGGCTTCTACCGGCTGATCCCGAGATCCCGACGGCCGCGCGCCATCCGGCTCGGGGACGAGATCGCCACCAGGGTCAGCGGCTACGTGCTGGGCAACCTCGCCACCTCGCTGATCACGGCGATCTTCGTCTACGCCTGGTTGCTGATCCTCAAGGTGCCCTACCCGCTACTGCTGGCCGTCATGGTCGGGCTGCTGGACCTGATCCCCACCATCGGCTCCACCCTCGGCGGGATCATCGTCTGCCTGGCGGCGCTGACCGTGTCACTGCCCGTCGCCCTGGGCACGGCCGTGTTCTTCGTCGTCTACCGACTCCTGGAGGACTACCTCCTCTGGCCCAGGATCATGAGCCGAGCCGTGCAAGTGTCGCCCCTGGCAACCATCGTGGCCGTGCTGCTCGGCGGCACCCTGCTCGGCGTCATCGGCGCCCTGGTCGCCATCCCTATCGCCGCCGCCGTACAGCTCATCGTGCGCGAAGTCGCCCTCCCGCGACTCGACCAACGCTGA
- a CDS encoding DUF308 domain-containing protein, with translation MYTDTQQLPGLAGRLLKREAARWWWAPLVAGIIWFLIAWLVLRANVTSLATVGVLVGVVLLVAAVTEGGLGTIMIGGWKVLHFALAVLFLLCAIWSFIRPVNTFFALASMLGLLLFLQGFSYIARSLALRNESPFWWVGLVSGGLIVLLALWVSTSDRAWDLAGRAVFILLWVGFMAIFRGISDLMLAFELRRLGKAQPDELESVVAGAPRPIPAEERQSHAELQPDSQPRS, from the coding sequence ATGTACACAGACACCCAGCAGCTACCAGGTCTCGCCGGGCGCTTGCTCAAGCGCGAGGCGGCCCGGTGGTGGTGGGCGCCCCTCGTGGCCGGGATCATCTGGTTCCTCATCGCCTGGCTGGTGTTGCGCGCGAACGTCACCTCGCTGGCCACGGTCGGCGTCCTCGTCGGTGTGGTCCTCCTCGTCGCCGCGGTCACCGAGGGAGGCCTGGGTACGATCATGATCGGCGGCTGGAAGGTGCTGCACTTCGCGCTCGCCGTGCTGTTCCTGCTCTGCGCGATCTGGTCGTTCATCCGGCCCGTCAACACCTTCTTCGCCCTGGCCTCGATGCTGGGCCTGCTGCTGTTCCTGCAAGGCTTCTCCTACATCGCCCGCAGCCTCGCACTGCGGAACGAGAGCCCCTTCTGGTGGGTCGGGCTGGTCTCCGGAGGGCTCATCGTGCTGCTCGCCCTGTGGGTCTCCACCTCCGACCGGGCGTGGGACCTCGCCGGCCGCGCGGTCTTCATCCTGCTCTGGGTGGGATTCATGGCCATCTTCCGAGGGATCTCCGACCTCATGCTGGCCTTCGAACTGCGCCGACTGGGCAAGGCGCAGCCGGATGAACTCGAGTCGGTAGTCGCCGGCGCGCCGCGACCCATCCCCGCCGAGGAACGCCAGTCACACGCGGAACTGCAGCCGGACTCGCAGCCCCGCTCGTAG
- the mhpA gene encoding bifunctional 3-(3-hydroxy-phenyl)propionate/3-hydroxycinnamic acid hydroxylase MhpA encodes MNTRNTPVVPVVVIGAGPTGLTAATLLARHGVECLVLDRWESIYPQPRAVHLDDEVYRILAGLGLRDEFAAISRPCHGLRLVRPDMTILAELARGADRGRHGYAEANMFDQPELEALLRANLARHPSATLRGGTEVTGLTQDGDGPVRVDVTDRVRGESETLLAAYVLGCDGANSLTRTVIDAHMLDLRFDQRWLVVDVDTACDLAEWEGVHQVCDTRRAATYMRVGHTRYRWEFRLAPTETADDYRDITRLHPLIAPWTKSTPLDQLHVLRVAEYTFRAQLADRWRDRRIFLLGDAAHLTPPFVGQGMGAGLRDAANLSWKLAAVLRGALPEHLLDTYEAERKPHAHAMIRLAKLIGTVMTGGGGVGGLVRRIVAPRLHHVPRIKQHILDSRTPPLRRTALVARPRLRRTLAGQLCPNAFADGTRRFDDLAAGRFALVTTTAPTPGEKSEIERCGAVVVTAEPGSALHRWLQRGRARAAIVRPDATVQRAGRDVPALAAGLASIRLPDRPIRSIPRPPFAPPAPLAPGSTEAQA; translated from the coding sequence ATGAACACCAGGAACACTCCGGTCGTCCCCGTCGTCGTCATCGGCGCCGGCCCCACGGGGCTGACCGCCGCGACCCTGCTCGCCCGGCACGGCGTCGAGTGCCTGGTCCTCGACCGCTGGGAGTCGATCTACCCGCAGCCCCGCGCCGTCCACCTCGACGACGAGGTCTATCGCATCCTGGCCGGTCTGGGGCTCCGCGACGAGTTCGCCGCGATCTCCCGGCCCTGCCACGGGCTGCGCCTCGTCCGGCCGGACATGACGATATTGGCCGAGCTGGCCCGAGGCGCCGACCGAGGTCGGCACGGCTACGCCGAGGCCAACATGTTCGACCAGCCCGAGCTCGAGGCGCTGCTGCGCGCCAACCTCGCGCGGCATCCTTCCGCCACCCTGCGCGGTGGAACCGAGGTCACGGGTTTGACCCAGGACGGCGACGGGCCGGTGCGGGTCGATGTGACCGATCGGGTCCGCGGGGAGTCGGAGACGCTGCTGGCCGCGTACGTGCTGGGCTGCGACGGTGCCAACAGCCTCACCCGTACCGTGATCGACGCGCACATGCTGGATCTGAGGTTCGACCAGCGGTGGCTCGTCGTCGACGTGGACACCGCGTGCGATCTGGCCGAGTGGGAAGGCGTACACCAGGTCTGCGACACCCGGCGTGCCGCGACCTACATGCGCGTCGGCCACACCCGCTACCGCTGGGAGTTCCGCCTGGCGCCCACGGAGACCGCCGACGACTACCGCGACATCACCCGCCTGCATCCGCTCATCGCACCCTGGACCAAGTCCACACCGCTCGACCAGCTGCACGTCCTCCGCGTGGCGGAGTACACCTTCCGCGCCCAGCTCGCCGATCGTTGGCGCGACCGCCGGATCTTCCTCCTCGGTGACGCCGCACACCTCACCCCGCCATTCGTCGGACAAGGCATGGGCGCGGGGCTGCGCGACGCAGCCAACCTCAGCTGGAAACTCGCCGCCGTTCTCCGCGGCGCCCTGCCCGAGCACCTCCTGGACACTTACGAGGCGGAGCGCAAGCCGCACGCCCACGCCATGATCCGGTTGGCGAAGCTGATCGGAACGGTCATGACCGGAGGCGGCGGTGTCGGCGGGCTGGTGCGCCGCATCGTCGCTCCGCGCCTGCACCACGTTCCCCGGATCAAACAGCACATCCTCGACAGCCGGACACCACCACTGCGGCGGACCGCCCTCGTCGCCCGGCCCCGCCTGCGCCGGACGCTGGCGGGGCAGTTGTGCCCCAACGCCTTCGCCGACGGGACCCGCCGCTTCGACGACCTCGCGGCCGGGCGCTTCGCCCTCGTCACCACCACCGCTCCGACGCCCGGGGAGAAGTCCGAGATCGAGCGTTGCGGCGCGGTCGTCGTCACGGCCGAGCCGGGTAGTGCTCTGCACCGCTGGCTGCAGCGCGGCCGGGCACGCGCCGCGATCGTGCGGCCGGACGCCACCGTTCAGCGCGCCGGCCGCGACGTCCCCGCCCTGGCCGCCGGCCTCGCGTCGATCCGGCTGCCGGACCGCCCGATCCGGTCGATCCCGCGACCGCCCTTCGCACCTCCGGCACCTCTCGCACCCGGCTCCACGGAGGCCCAGGCATGA
- a CDS encoding acyl-CoA synthetase, which yields MTGELLWPVYATPDDLAAIEAVPLQARGLPETTYALLTRAAGRWPDRIAVAVLPDANRQEPHRRTFAQLLADVHRYANLLHDLGVQRTDAVALMAPNCAELLTATLAAQLAGIAAPLNASLSPAHLGALLRRAGARVLITATPELAPDTWTSARHLAATGVLDTVLVVRPTAATAAPEPLPVLPGVTVAYLDAQAQHRDPSRFAGTVPRSSDLAALFHTGGTTGEPKLAAHTHGMEVTDAWMLAAYSGFTAESTVFAALPLFHVNALVVTVLMPLFKGQQVLWAGPLGYRDPALYPLFWKLVQRYRIASMSAVPTVYAALARCPVDADISSLRFAVVGASPLPTAVRDDFQAHTGVTLMEGYGLTEATCASALTFPEAFRPGTVGQRLPYQRTKAVRISTDGIWKDLLPEQTGVLAISGPTVFPGYVVGRDEHGYVLDGLGKLVDGWLDTGDLARVDSEGFVHLSGRAKDLIIRGGHNIDPTVVEDALLAHRQVAAAAAVGRPDPHAGEVPVAYVALAPGATVAEDELRSWARARVAEPAAAPKAVTVLDAVPFTDVGKPYKLPLRADATRRAVLDALTEISLQLTVDARIEDGAVIITVVVAPQTDPAAVEAILSRYAITWELRPGDEHHGRDACADRRPVPPAIPDRGTTA from the coding sequence ATGACCGGCGAGCTGCTGTGGCCCGTCTACGCCACCCCGGACGACCTGGCCGCGATCGAAGCGGTGCCACTGCAGGCACGCGGCCTGCCCGAAACCACCTACGCGCTGCTGACCCGCGCCGCGGGGCGGTGGCCGGACCGGATCGCGGTCGCCGTCCTGCCGGACGCGAACCGGCAGGAGCCGCACCGACGCACCTTCGCTCAGCTCCTCGCCGACGTGCACCGCTACGCCAACCTGCTGCACGACCTCGGCGTGCAACGCACCGACGCGGTCGCCCTGATGGCCCCGAACTGCGCCGAGCTGCTCACCGCGACCCTCGCCGCGCAGCTGGCCGGCATCGCGGCCCCCCTCAACGCATCGCTGTCGCCCGCGCATCTGGGCGCGCTGCTGCGCCGCGCGGGAGCCCGGGTGCTCATCACCGCCACGCCCGAACTCGCGCCCGACACGTGGACGAGCGCTCGGCACCTCGCCGCCACCGGCGTGCTCGACACCGTCCTGGTCGTGCGCCCCACAGCGGCCACGGCCGCACCGGAGCCGTTGCCGGTCCTGCCCGGAGTCACGGTGGCCTATCTCGACGCGCAGGCGCAGCACCGCGACCCGTCACGCTTCGCCGGCACGGTCCCACGATCGTCCGATCTCGCCGCGCTGTTCCATACCGGCGGCACCACCGGCGAGCCGAAACTGGCCGCCCACACCCACGGCATGGAGGTGACCGACGCCTGGATGCTGGCCGCCTACTCCGGGTTCACGGCTGAGTCGACGGTGTTCGCCGCCCTGCCGCTGTTCCACGTCAACGCGCTCGTCGTCACGGTGCTGATGCCGCTGTTCAAGGGCCAGCAGGTGCTGTGGGCCGGACCACTCGGTTACCGCGACCCCGCCCTGTACCCGCTGTTCTGGAAACTGGTGCAGCGCTACCGCATCGCCTCGATGAGCGCGGTACCCACCGTCTATGCCGCGCTGGCCCGATGCCCGGTGGACGCCGACATCTCCAGCCTGCGCTTCGCCGTCGTCGGTGCGTCCCCGCTGCCCACCGCGGTTCGGGACGACTTCCAGGCCCACACCGGCGTGACCCTGATGGAAGGGTACGGGCTGACCGAGGCCACCTGCGCGAGCGCGCTGACCTTCCCCGAGGCATTCCGGCCGGGCACCGTCGGCCAGCGGCTGCCCTACCAGCGGACGAAGGCCGTCCGCATCAGCACCGACGGCATCTGGAAGGACCTTCTCCCCGAGCAGACGGGGGTGCTGGCGATCAGCGGCCCGACGGTGTTCCCCGGCTACGTGGTGGGACGCGACGAGCACGGGTACGTCCTGGACGGCCTCGGCAAGCTGGTCGACGGCTGGCTGGACACCGGCGATCTCGCCCGAGTCGACAGCGAGGGCTTCGTCCATCTCTCCGGCCGCGCCAAGGACCTCATCATCCGCGGCGGCCACAACATCGACCCGACGGTCGTCGAGGACGCACTGCTCGCGCATCGGCAGGTCGCCGCAGCCGCGGCCGTCGGCCGGCCCGACCCGCACGCCGGGGAGGTCCCGGTCGCCTACGTGGCCCTCGCGCCGGGCGCGACCGTCGCCGAGGACGAGCTGCGCAGCTGGGCACGCGCCCGGGTCGCCGAGCCTGCCGCCGCACCCAAGGCCGTCACCGTGCTCGACGCGGTCCCGTTCACCGATGTGGGCAAGCCCTACAAGCTGCCCCTGCGGGCTGACGCGACCCGGCGCGCGGTCCTCGACGCGCTCACCGAGATCAGCCTCCAGCTCACCGTCGACGCCCGGATCGAGGACGGCGCCGTGATCATCACCGTGGTCGTCGCGCCGCAGACCGATCCGGCCGCGGTCGAGGCGATCCTGAGCCGTTATGCCATCACATGGGAGCTGCGGCCGGGCGATGAGCACCACGGTCGCGATGCCTGTGCCGACCGCCGCCCCGTGCCGCCCGCGATTCCCGACCGGGGAACGACGGCATGA
- a CDS encoding fumarylacetoacetate hydrolase family protein, whose amino-acid sequence MTTVILRTAGAWYVRTAGGAARIDTDATTTAQLLDDRQAITAATARKDIVPVEHLTLLSPVTAPCRVVAQMTNFVSHVTDAGMNPNTIPLTFFRKASGSISAPYADVVRPAHVHLLDYEVEIGIVIGREVPVGAEITDENLADHVAGLVVTNDVSARDVQLPQTQFYEAKSYPTFTPVGPALVLLDRDELKRFADLRLRLWVNGEPRQDMTVADMIYPPVQALQALARFQHLDAGDLLLTGTPVGTALSAPSAPIAFLASLLPPALRWKVFLGRQRKNPKYLQDGDVIEATVATDDGAIDLGQQRTTVRWTR is encoded by the coding sequence ATGACCACGGTCATCCTGCGAACCGCCGGCGCCTGGTACGTCCGGACGGCCGGCGGCGCCGCCCGCATCGACACCGACGCCACCACCACGGCCCAGCTGCTGGACGACCGTCAAGCCATCACGGCGGCGACGGCCCGCAAGGACATCGTCCCGGTCGAGCACCTCACCCTGCTCTCCCCGGTCACCGCCCCGTGCCGGGTCGTGGCCCAGATGACCAACTTCGTCTCGCACGTCACCGACGCGGGCATGAACCCGAACACGATCCCGCTGACCTTCTTCCGCAAGGCGTCGGGATCGATCAGCGCCCCCTATGCCGACGTCGTCCGGCCCGCCCACGTGCACCTGCTGGACTACGAGGTCGAGATCGGTATCGTCATCGGCCGCGAGGTGCCGGTCGGCGCCGAGATCACCGACGAGAACCTCGCCGACCACGTCGCCGGCCTGGTGGTCACCAACGACGTGTCCGCCCGCGACGTCCAACTGCCCCAGACCCAGTTCTACGAGGCCAAGTCCTACCCGACTTTCACGCCCGTCGGGCCCGCCCTGGTGCTGCTCGACCGCGACGAGCTCAAGCGGTTCGCCGACCTGCGGCTGCGACTGTGGGTCAACGGCGAGCCACGCCAGGACATGACCGTCGCCGACATGATCTATCCACCGGTGCAGGCGCTGCAGGCGCTGGCCCGGTTCCAGCACCTCGACGCGGGCGACCTCCTGCTCACCGGTACCCCGGTCGGCACCGCGCTGTCCGCTCCTTCCGCGCCGATCGCGTTCCTCGCCTCGCTGCTGCCGCCCGCGCTGAGGTGGAAGGTCTTCCTCGGCCGGCAGCGGAAGAATCCGAAGTACCTGCAGGACGGCGACGTCATCGAGGCCACCGTGGCCACCGACGACGGCGCGATCGACCTCGGCCAGCAGCGCACCACGGTGCGGTGGACCCGATGA
- a CDS encoding VOC family protein has protein sequence MTTHHDPHAGLHSEQGALAGEHPGRATNPVLKVRDLAWLEFEKPDLERAELFATAFGFVTVSRTGSELQLRGSDADSPCVVIRRGPRSRLVGSAFQAADRKDVLRLAEATGRTVTRLPEDLGGVGVDLVDPSGAQVRVVADTHELPALPAQQPLSWNVGHEVARVNATRRPPRAPATVQRLGHVVLQSTRYVETLDWYLQHLGLIVSDFLYYPGQRERGPVMSFIRCDRGSTPTDHHTLAMVLGPSNRYVHSAYQVADLDAMAAGGEFLREHGYQRSWGIGRHIQGSQIFDYWRDPDGFLVEHFSDGDMFDNTLEPGWAPMTASGLAQWGPPATKDFLGMTPGRESLQELRAIGRALRDDTEFDLHRLIGLLKVPTS, from the coding sequence GTGACCACGCACCACGACCCGCACGCGGGCCTACACAGCGAGCAGGGCGCGCTCGCCGGCGAGCATCCCGGTCGAGCGACGAACCCGGTCCTCAAGGTCCGGGACCTGGCCTGGCTGGAGTTCGAGAAGCCGGACCTGGAGCGGGCCGAGCTGTTCGCCACCGCGTTCGGCTTCGTCACCGTGTCGCGCACCGGGTCGGAGCTGCAGCTGCGCGGCTCGGACGCGGACTCGCCGTGCGTGGTGATCCGGCGGGGGCCCCGGTCGCGGTTGGTCGGCTCGGCCTTTCAGGCCGCCGATCGGAAGGACGTGCTGCGGCTCGCGGAGGCGACCGGCCGGACCGTGACCAGACTGCCGGAAGATCTGGGTGGGGTCGGCGTCGATCTGGTCGACCCGAGCGGAGCGCAGGTCCGCGTGGTTGCCGACACCCACGAACTGCCCGCACTGCCCGCGCAGCAACCGCTGTCATGGAACGTCGGCCACGAGGTGGCGCGGGTGAACGCCACCCGACGGCCGCCACGAGCACCCGCCACGGTGCAGCGGCTCGGGCACGTGGTGCTCCAGTCCACCCGCTACGTCGAGACGCTCGACTGGTACCTGCAGCACCTCGGGCTGATCGTCAGCGACTTCCTCTACTACCCGGGCCAGCGCGAGCGCGGGCCGGTGATGAGCTTCATCCGTTGCGACCGCGGGTCCACGCCCACCGACCACCACACCCTGGCGATGGTGCTCGGCCCCTCCAACCGGTACGTGCACTCCGCCTACCAGGTCGCCGATCTGGACGCGATGGCGGCCGGGGGCGAGTTCCTGCGCGAACACGGCTACCAGCGGTCCTGGGGAATCGGCCGACACATCCAGGGCAGCCAGATCTTCGACTACTGGCGTGACCCGGACGGCTTCCTCGTCGAGCACTTCAGCGACGGCGACATGTTCGACAACACCCTCGAGCCCGGTTGGGCCCCGATGACCGCGTCCGGCCTGGCGCAATGGGGCCCTCCGGCGACCAAGGACTTCCTCGGCATGACGCCCGGCCGGGAGTCCCTGCAGGAGCTGCGCGCGATCGGGCGCGCGCTGCGCGACGACACCGAGTTCGACCTCCACCGCCTCATCGGACTGCTGAAGGTGCCCACATCATGA
- a CDS encoding TetR/AcrR family transcriptional regulator produces the protein MTEQGERAPTRRERRKAHTRAALVRAAQGFLSAGRTDVPILEITQAADVGMGSFYNHFDSKEQLFQAAVEDALDVHGALLDELTADIDDPAEVFARSFRLTGRLHRRQPELSNVLLRHGLAIATSDEGVAPRARRDILAADRAGRFTVKDVDLAMTIVAGAALCLGQLLHDRPDRNDAEATDQVTEHLLRMLGVAADEAHEICHRPLPTLDRSTEGGTAA, from the coding sequence ATGACCGAGCAGGGCGAGCGCGCTCCCACCAGGCGGGAGCGCCGCAAGGCGCACACCAGAGCAGCGCTAGTGCGGGCCGCTCAGGGCTTCCTCAGCGCGGGCAGGACCGACGTCCCGATCCTCGAGATCACCCAGGCCGCCGACGTGGGTATGGGCTCGTTCTACAACCACTTCGACAGCAAGGAGCAGCTGTTCCAGGCCGCGGTCGAGGACGCACTCGACGTCCACGGCGCTCTGCTCGACGAGCTCACTGCAGACATCGACGACCCCGCCGAGGTCTTCGCGCGCAGCTTCCGGCTGACCGGGCGCCTGCACCGCCGACAGCCCGAACTGAGCAACGTCCTGCTCCGCCACGGTCTCGCGATCGCCACCTCGGACGAAGGCGTCGCGCCCCGAGCCCGTCGCGACATCCTGGCGGCCGACCGCGCGGGCCGCTTCACCGTCAAGGACGTCGATCTCGCGATGACGATCGTGGCCGGTGCCGCCCTCTGTCTCGGGCAGCTCCTGCACGATCGACCCGACCGTAACGACGCCGAGGCCACCGACCAGGTCACCGAACACCTGTTGCGCATGCTCGGCGTCGCGGCCGACGAAGCGCACGAGATCTGCCACCGCCCGCTGCCCACCCTCGACCGCTCGACCGAGGGAGGCACGGCAGCCTGA